The genomic window CAGCAAACGGAAGCCTGTGCCAGCCAGAAGGTCTGCCACGACCAGCCGCGTGCCGCCTTTTGCGGCGTGTAGCAAAGCGCCGCACACATGGCGCCTACCGCGTGCAGTCCTGTGCCGAGGATGGGGTCCGCAGGTGTCATAGTGGATGGAAGTCAGGCGTTGCCGCGCGCCGCCGCCGCATCGCGGTATTTGACGGTCTGCAAATGCTCGCAGTAAAGCACAAGTTCACCCTCGTTTTTGAACACCTCGTAGCTCGCGCGGTAAAGACCCATCTCGGGATACTTCGGCGTCTTCTCGAGGTCGGTCTTGATGGTGTAGATCGTGTCGCCGATGAAAACCGGCTTGATGAAGCGAAGCTTGTCATAGCCGTAGCTGAAGGCATTCACACAATTGGTGGCCACCAGCCCGA from Chthoniobacterales bacterium includes these protein-coding regions:
- a CDS encoding MaoC family dehydratase; translated protein: MKNPNPDPEKHGEIPIWNAEDWLYEDIVIGRRIRSIRRTISEGESMQFNALVLDMHPYVADEIFAREQGVFGRRLVAGAMVFSVGLGLVATNCVNAFSYGYDKLRFIKPVFIGDTIYTIKTDLEKTPKYPEMGLYRASYEVFKNEGELVLYCEHLQTVKYRDAAAARGNA